The Mesoterricola silvestris sequence AAACACCTGGGTCACATCGCCAGGGAGGAACCCCTTGAAGCGGCCTATGTAGGCCATCATTTCGGGCAAAATGAGATAAGGGGTCACAAAGACATCTCCTTCATCCAGAAACCAGGCCATCCGGTTGGCGACCCTGGAACTGGAGGCGCGTTCGCTGACGTTTCTCAAGGTTGGATCGCCGCATTGAGCTTCACAGTCGACATTGCCCACTACGATTTTTTTCATTTCAAGCCTCCTCATTGGATGTACTTAGGTCTTGGAGTCTCGCGAGGAAACGCTGCCGTCCGATGATCGCCCGGGTGTGCTTCCCCTCCACGATCACGCGTTCACCTTGGGTGACCTTGACCTTGAAGGCGGCGAACGGAGCCTCGAAGGATTCAAGAATCGCCTCGATTTTTAGGGGTGGTGCTCCCACAGCAGGGCGCAGGTGGCGGCTTTCATGTGCATACCCGACGCTCATCTCGTCCGGCCCGAGACGGGTTGCGAGCAGTTCCATCGAACAGACCTCCGTCAGCCAAAG is a genomic window containing:
- a CDS encoding thioesterase family protein: MPDCQEVHSIRHTPRPADLATAWQNDLPVVATPILLWLTEVCSMELLATRLGPDEMSVGYAHESRHLRPAVGAPPLKIEAILESFEAPFAAFKVKVTQGERVIVEGKHTRAIIGRQRFLARLQDLSTSNEEA